A genomic stretch from Mycobacterium cookii includes:
- a CDS encoding GGDEF domain-containing protein has translation MVRSDSSRLVRQWWTEPGDYSWVVEFYRRRGLMPALRAGVVAGGVATALATLCLFFEDLVHPHWLSHAVVFWMLANAVGWVIFWWFFPWPSARQAGVLFALADIGIAIATGLHADPLAALSTTPLFALPGASIVFFYGPRAIAAHMAFAAVTILTAATWLALSDRPDAVAVAIAKALIALMVTAAIFPPIQFGFWLIRSNSIESLTDPLTELANRRGLANYLASRLDTLTSSTEPLCVLVIDLDGFKNINDIYGHKIGDAVIARTAEQIRAAAGPSAFVARVGGEEFVVLDLMTLPAAAAIAESVRAAIEAPDTPKATASVGVAAGPIGSLAEFEAIHACADETMYAAKRNGGNRIAVAGAADDATAARQTGEMAFRPKELDDANVSDGSP, from the coding sequence GTGGTGAGGTCGGATAGCTCACGCCTGGTGCGACAGTGGTGGACCGAGCCGGGCGACTACTCATGGGTGGTCGAGTTCTACCGGCGGCGCGGTCTGATGCCCGCGTTACGGGCGGGAGTCGTCGCCGGAGGCGTGGCCACCGCGCTCGCCACGCTCTGCCTGTTCTTCGAAGACCTCGTCCACCCGCACTGGTTGAGCCACGCGGTGGTGTTCTGGATGCTGGCGAATGCCGTCGGCTGGGTGATTTTCTGGTGGTTTTTCCCGTGGCCGAGCGCCCGGCAAGCGGGCGTCCTGTTTGCCCTCGCCGACATCGGCATCGCGATCGCGACGGGTTTGCACGCCGACCCGCTGGCGGCGCTGAGCACCACCCCGCTGTTCGCATTGCCAGGTGCCTCCATCGTGTTTTTCTACGGTCCCCGTGCCATCGCCGCACATATGGCGTTCGCCGCGGTCACGATCCTGACCGCAGCGACATGGCTGGCGCTGTCCGATCGTCCCGACGCGGTGGCGGTCGCGATCGCCAAGGCGCTGATCGCGCTGATGGTGACCGCCGCGATCTTCCCGCCCATCCAGTTCGGCTTCTGGCTGATACGCAGCAACTCGATCGAATCGCTCACCGATCCGCTCACCGAGTTGGCCAACCGGCGCGGGTTGGCCAACTACTTGGCCAGCAGGCTCGACACGCTGACCTCGTCGACCGAGCCGCTGTGTGTCTTGGTTATCGACCTGGACGGGTTCAAGAACATCAACGACATCTACGGTCACAAGATCGGCGACGCCGTCATCGCCCGCACCGCCGAACAGATCCGCGCCGCGGCTGGCCCGTCGGCCTTCGTCGCGCGGGTCGGCGGGGAGGAGTTCGTGGTTCTCGACCTGATGACACTGCCGGCCGCAGCGGCGATAGCCGAGAGCGTTCGCGCCGCGATCGAAGCGCCCGACACACCCAAAGCCACCGCCAGCGTCGGGGTTGCCGCCGGACCGATCGGCAGCCTCGCGGAGTTCGAGGCCATTCACGCCTGCGCCGACGAAACGATGTATGCGGCGAAACGCAATGGCGGCAACCGGATTGCCGTGGCCGGTGCGGCGGACGACGCGACTGCTGCGCGGCAGACGGGTGAAATGGCCTTTCGGCCAAAGGAATTGGACGATGCCAATGTCAGTGACGGAAGTCCCTAG
- a CDS encoding ATP-binding protein, translating into MTVAAKPKKDQQRGERAIELRVAAKLENLAVLRTLVGAVGTFEDLDFDAVADLRLAVDEVCTRLIRSAVPDATLAIVVDPHDDELKVEASTTCAHYDVVTPGSFSWHVLTSLTDDVQTFQDGGPDGNGVFGVTLTTRRAGSRR; encoded by the coding sequence ATGACCGTTGCCGCAAAGCCGAAGAAGGATCAGCAACGCGGTGAACGCGCCATCGAATTGCGCGTGGCGGCCAAGCTGGAGAACCTGGCGGTGTTGCGGACATTGGTCGGGGCAGTGGGGACGTTCGAGGATCTCGATTTCGATGCGGTCGCCGATCTGCGCCTCGCGGTCGACGAGGTCTGTACTCGGTTGATTCGCTCAGCCGTCCCAGACGCCACGCTGGCGATCGTGGTCGACCCGCACGACGACGAGCTGAAAGTCGAGGCGTCGACGACGTGTGCGCACTACGACGTCGTTACGCCGGGCAGCTTCAGCTGGCATGTGCTGACGTCGCTCACCGACGACGTGCAGACTTTTCAGGACGGTGGGCCTGACGGCAACGGCGTCTTCGGTGTCACGCTGACCACCCGACGGGCGGGCTCTCGCAGGTGA
- a CDS encoding acetyl/propionyl/methylcrotonyl-CoA carboxylase subunit alpha gives MASHASSTISKVLVANRGEIAVRVIRAAKDAGLPSVAVYAEPDADAPHVKLADEAFALGGQTSAESYLDFGKLLEAAEKSGANAIHPGYGFLSENADFAQAVIDAGLIWIGPSPQSIRDLGDKVTARHIAARAQAPLVPGTPDPVKDADEVVAFAKEYGVPIAIKAAFGGGGRGMKVARTIEEIPELFESATREAVAAFGRGECFVERYLDKPRHVEAQVIADQHGNVIVAGTRDCSLQRRFQKLVEEAPAPFLTDAQRKEIHESAKRICKEAHYYGAGTVEYLVGQDGLISFLEVNTRLQVEHPVTEETAGIDLVLQQFKIANGEKLDFTEDPTPRGHAIEFRINGEDAGRGFLPAPGPVTRYETPSGPGVRLDSGVEAGSVIGGQFDSMLAKLIVYGATREEALARSRRALDEFHVEGLATVIPFHRAVVSDPAFIGDDDGFTVHTRWIETEWDNTIEPFTAGEPLDEDEALPRQRVVVEVGGRRLEVSLPGDLALGNGAATTDAVGVIRKKPKPRKRGAHGGAAASGDAVTAPMQGTVVKVAVEEGQEVSTGDLVVVLEAMKMENPVTAHKDGVITGLAVETGAAITQGTVLAEIK, from the coding sequence GTGGCCAGTCACGCCAGCTCGACGATCTCGAAGGTACTTGTCGCCAACCGCGGTGAGATCGCGGTGCGGGTCATCCGCGCGGCCAAGGACGCGGGACTGCCCAGCGTGGCGGTGTACGCCGAACCCGACGCAGACGCCCCACACGTGAAGCTCGCGGACGAGGCCTTCGCGCTCGGCGGCCAGACCTCCGCGGAGTCCTACCTGGACTTCGGCAAGCTGCTGGAGGCCGCCGAGAAGTCCGGAGCCAACGCGATCCACCCCGGCTACGGCTTCCTGTCGGAAAACGCCGACTTCGCCCAGGCCGTGATCGACGCCGGCCTGATCTGGATCGGGCCGAGCCCGCAGTCGATCCGCGATCTCGGTGACAAGGTCACCGCGCGGCACATCGCCGCCCGTGCACAAGCCCCGCTGGTGCCCGGTACCCCCGACCCGGTGAAGGACGCCGACGAGGTGGTCGCCTTCGCCAAGGAGTACGGCGTGCCTATCGCGATCAAGGCGGCCTTCGGCGGTGGTGGCCGCGGCATGAAGGTGGCCCGCACCATCGAGGAGATCCCGGAGCTGTTCGAGTCGGCGACCCGCGAGGCGGTCGCGGCGTTCGGCCGCGGCGAATGCTTCGTCGAGCGCTACCTGGACAAGCCTCGGCACGTCGAGGCGCAGGTGATCGCCGACCAGCACGGCAACGTGATCGTCGCGGGCACCCGTGACTGCTCCCTGCAGCGCCGCTTCCAGAAGCTCGTCGAGGAGGCGCCCGCGCCGTTCCTGACCGATGCGCAGCGCAAGGAGATCCACGAATCCGCCAAGCGGATCTGCAAGGAGGCGCACTACTACGGCGCCGGGACTGTCGAATACCTGGTGGGCCAGGACGGGCTGATCTCGTTCCTCGAAGTCAACACCCGCCTGCAGGTCGAGCACCCGGTCACCGAGGAGACCGCGGGCATCGACCTGGTGTTGCAGCAGTTCAAGATCGCCAATGGCGAGAAGCTGGACTTCACCGAGGACCCGACTCCCCGCGGGCACGCCATCGAATTCCGGATCAACGGCGAGGACGCCGGCCGCGGCTTCCTGCCCGCTCCGGGCCCGGTCACCCGGTACGAGACGCCCAGCGGCCCCGGTGTGCGGCTGGACTCCGGCGTTGAGGCCGGTTCGGTCATCGGGGGTCAGTTCGACTCGATGCTGGCCAAGCTGATCGTGTACGGCGCCACCCGCGAGGAGGCACTGGCCCGGTCGCGCCGCGCGCTGGACGAGTTCCACGTCGAGGGTCTGGCAACCGTCATCCCGTTCCACCGCGCCGTGGTGTCCGACCCGGCATTCATCGGCGACGACGACGGCTTCACCGTGCACACCCGCTGGATCGAGACCGAGTGGGACAACACGATCGAACCCTTCACCGCCGGCGAACCCCTCGACGAGGACGAAGCGCTGCCACGGCAGAGGGTCGTCGTGGAGGTCGGCGGCCGGCGGCTCGAGGTGTCGCTGCCCGGTGACTTGGCGCTGGGCAACGGCGCCGCGACGACCGACGCGGTCGGCGTCATCCGCAAGAAGCCGAAGCCGCGCAAACGTGGTGCGCATGGTGGCGCCGCAGCGTCCGGCGACGCCGTGACCGCACCGATGCAGGGCACCGTGGTCAAGGTTGCCGTCGAGGAGGGACAAGAGGTCTCGACCGGCGACCTGGTCGTGGTCCTGGAAGCGATGAAGATGGAAAACCCGGTCACCGCTCACAAGGACGGCGTCATCACCGGGCTTGCCGTCGAGACCGGCGCCGCCATCACCCAGGGCACGGTGCTCGCCGAGATCAAGTAG
- a CDS encoding Maf family protein — protein sequence MTRLVLGSASAGRRRVLRQAGIDPLVVVSGVDEDAVIAALGPDAAPTDVVCSLAEAKADQVATVLEPVVAANCVVIGCDSMLYLDGQLVGKPASADAAHDQWQAMAGRFGELHTGHCVLRLLDGHAQRVVESSSTTVHFADPVAADLQAYLDTGEPLAVAGAFTLDGFGGWFVDRIEGDPSNVIGLSLPLTRTMLDKVGLSVAAMWAANPVSS from the coding sequence ATGACGCGCCTGGTCCTCGGGTCCGCATCGGCAGGTCGGCGACGAGTCCTGCGACAGGCCGGCATCGATCCGCTGGTCGTCGTCTCCGGCGTCGACGAGGATGCCGTCATCGCCGCGTTGGGCCCGGACGCCGCTCCCACTGACGTCGTCTGCAGCCTCGCCGAAGCCAAAGCCGACCAGGTCGCAACCGTCCTGGAACCCGTCGTCGCCGCGAATTGCGTTGTCATCGGCTGTGATTCGATGCTCTATCTCGACGGTCAGCTGGTCGGCAAGCCGGCATCCGCCGACGCGGCGCACGACCAGTGGCAGGCGATGGCAGGCAGGTTCGGCGAGCTGCACACCGGGCACTGCGTGCTGCGACTCCTCGACGGCCACGCTCAACGCGTCGTCGAATCATCCTCTACCACAGTCCATTTCGCCGATCCCGTGGCAGCGGACCTGCAGGCATACCTCGACACCGGTGAACCGCTCGCCGTCGCAGGCGCCTTCACGCTGGACGGTTTCGGCGGCTGGTTCGTCGACCGGATCGAGGGCGACCCGTCCAATGTCATCGGCCTGAGCCTGCCGCTGACCCGGACCATGCTGGACAAAGTCGGGCTGTCGGTGGCCGCGATGTGGGCCGCCAATCCGGTCAGCTCGTGA
- a CDS encoding RNA polymerase sigma factor SigF, with translation MTPRAVGSSSSRPNEYADVPDMFRELATLDADSSDFQRHRDKIVERCLPLADHIARRFEGRGEPRDDLVQVARVGLVNAVARFDVETGSDFVSFAVPTVMGEVRRHFRDNSWSVKVPRRLKELHLRLGAATADLSQRLGRAPTATELAAELDMDRTEVIEGLVAGSSYNTLSIDSGGSSGDEEARAIADTLGDVDTGLERIENREALRPLLEGLPERERTVLVLRFFDSMTQTQIAERVGISQMHVSRLLAKSLARLRDELE, from the coding sequence GTGACACCGCGAGCTGTCGGCAGTTCGTCATCTCGTCCCAACGAATACGCCGACGTTCCCGACATGTTCCGTGAGTTGGCGACTCTCGATGCCGACTCATCGGACTTCCAGCGTCATCGCGACAAGATCGTCGAGCGCTGCCTGCCGCTGGCCGATCACATCGCGCGCCGTTTCGAGGGCCGTGGCGAACCACGCGACGACCTGGTTCAGGTTGCGCGTGTCGGCCTGGTCAACGCCGTCGCCCGGTTCGACGTGGAGACCGGCTCGGACTTCGTCTCGTTCGCGGTGCCCACCGTCATGGGCGAGGTTCGCCGGCATTTTCGGGACAACAGCTGGTCGGTCAAGGTTCCGCGGCGGCTGAAAGAGTTGCACTTGCGACTCGGCGCGGCGACCGCCGATCTGTCGCAGCGGCTGGGTCGGGCGCCGACCGCGACCGAGCTCGCCGCGGAACTCGACATGGACCGCACCGAGGTCATCGAAGGCCTGGTGGCAGGCAGCTCCTATAACACCTTGTCCATCGACAGCGGCGGCAGCAGCGGAGACGAGGAAGCGCGGGCTATCGCCGACACGCTCGGCGACGTCGACACCGGTCTGGAACGCATCGAGAACCGTGAGGCGTTGCGTCCCCTGCTGGAAGGGCTGCCCGAGCGGGAGCGCACCGTGCTGGTGCTGCGGTTCTTCGATTCGATGACGCAGACCCAGATCGCCGAGCGCGTCGGCATCTCACAAATGCACGTCTCGCGCCTACTCGCAAAGTCGCTGGCGCGACTACGGGACGAGCTGGAATAA
- a CDS encoding PH domain-containing protein, whose translation MGYPDKVLAGDEQVVLHRHPHWKRLFWPVTVLILGSAAASFGCAVVGNATWDPTAKRVVFWVIGAIWLVLIGWLTLWPFLNWLTTHFVITDRRVMFRHGVLSRSGIDIPLARINSVEFRHRLIDRILRTGTLIVESASQDPLEFYDIPRVEQVHALLYHEVFDTLGSEESPS comes from the coding sequence GTGGGCTACCCCGACAAGGTACTGGCCGGTGACGAGCAGGTAGTGCTGCATCGCCATCCGCACTGGAAGCGACTTTTCTGGCCGGTGACGGTTCTGATCCTGGGCAGCGCGGCGGCGTCGTTCGGTTGCGCGGTCGTCGGCAACGCCACCTGGGACCCGACTGCCAAGCGGGTCGTCTTCTGGGTCATCGGTGCGATTTGGCTGGTGCTCATCGGCTGGCTGACGCTGTGGCCCTTCTTGAACTGGCTCACAACACACTTCGTCATCACCGACCGGCGGGTGATGTTCCGGCACGGCGTGCTGAGCCGCAGCGGTATCGACATCCCGTTGGCCCGGATCAACAGCGTCGAATTCCGGCACCGGCTCATCGACCGGATATTGCGGACCGGGACGCTGATCGTCGAGTCCGCGTCACAAGATCCGTTGGAGTTCTACGACATTCCGCGCGTGGAGCAGGTCCACGCGCTGCTGTATCACGAGGTTTTTGACACCCTCGGATCCGAGGAGTCGCCGAGCTGA
- a CDS encoding acyl-CoA carboxylase subunit beta, whose product MTSTSETHVEAQAEHDIDIHTTAGKLAELRKRSTEALHPVGEAAVERVHEKGKLTARERITALLDEGSFVELDALARHRSTNFGLDKNRPLGDGVVTGYGTIDGRDVCVFSQDATVFGGSLGEVYGEKIVKVQELAIKTGRPLIGINDGAGARIQEGVVSLGLYSSIFRNNILASGVIPQISLIMGAAAGGHVYSPALTDFVVMVDQTSQMFITGPDVIKTVTGEDVTMEELGGAHTHMAKSGTVHYVASGEQDALDYVRDLLSYLPPNNFTDAPKLPFPLPEGAIEDNLTEEDLELDTLIPDSANQPYDMHEVIRRILDDDEFLEIQEGYAQNIVVGFGRIEGRPVGIVANQPTQFAGCLDIKASEKAARFVRTCDCFNIPVVMLVDVPGFLPGTGQEYDGIIRRGAKLLYAYGEATVPKITVITRKAYGGAYCVMGSKDMGCDVNVAWPTAQIAVMGASGAVGFVYRQQLKEAAKDGKDVDALRLDLQREYEDTLVNPYIAAERGYVDAVIPPSHTRGYIGNALRLLERKIAQTPPKKHGNIPL is encoded by the coding sequence ATGACGAGCACTTCCGAGACCCACGTCGAGGCACAGGCCGAGCACGATATCGACATCCACACCACCGCGGGCAAGCTCGCCGAACTGCGCAAGCGCAGCACCGAGGCCCTGCACCCGGTCGGTGAGGCCGCCGTCGAAAGGGTGCATGAGAAGGGCAAACTGACTGCGCGCGAGCGCATTACCGCGCTGCTGGACGAGGGTTCGTTTGTGGAGCTCGACGCCCTGGCCCGGCACCGCAGCACCAACTTCGGACTGGACAAGAATCGCCCGCTTGGCGACGGTGTCGTCACCGGTTACGGCACCATCGACGGCCGCGACGTCTGCGTCTTCAGCCAGGACGCCACGGTGTTCGGCGGCAGCCTCGGTGAGGTCTACGGCGAAAAGATCGTCAAGGTGCAGGAGTTGGCGATCAAGACCGGCCGCCCGCTGATCGGCATCAACGACGGCGCCGGCGCCCGCATCCAGGAGGGTGTGGTCTCGCTCGGCCTGTACAGCTCGATTTTCCGGAACAACATCTTGGCTTCCGGCGTCATCCCGCAGATCTCGCTGATCATGGGTGCCGCCGCGGGTGGCCACGTCTACTCGCCGGCGCTGACCGACTTCGTGGTGATGGTCGACCAGACCAGCCAGATGTTCATCACCGGCCCCGACGTCATCAAGACCGTCACCGGCGAAGACGTGACGATGGAGGAGTTGGGCGGTGCGCACACGCACATGGCCAAGTCCGGCACGGTGCATTACGTCGCCTCGGGCGAGCAGGACGCGCTCGACTATGTGCGCGATCTGCTGAGCTACCTGCCGCCCAACAACTTCACTGATGCGCCGAAGCTGCCGTTCCCCCTGCCAGAGGGCGCGATCGAGGACAACCTGACCGAAGAGGACCTCGAACTCGACACGCTGATCCCGGATTCGGCGAACCAGCCCTACGACATGCACGAGGTGATCAGGCGAATCCTCGACGACGACGAGTTCCTGGAGATCCAGGAGGGTTACGCACAGAACATCGTCGTCGGGTTCGGACGCATCGAAGGACGGCCGGTCGGGATCGTCGCCAATCAGCCCACCCAGTTCGCCGGCTGCCTGGACATCAAGGCCTCCGAGAAGGCGGCACGCTTCGTGCGGACCTGCGACTGCTTCAACATCCCGGTGGTGATGCTGGTCGACGTGCCGGGCTTCCTGCCGGGCACCGGCCAGGAATACGACGGCATCATCCGGCGCGGCGCCAAGCTGCTCTACGCCTACGGCGAAGCCACCGTTCCCAAGATCACCGTCATCACCCGCAAGGCCTACGGCGGCGCCTACTGCGTCATGGGCTCCAAGGACATGGGTTGCGACGTCAATGTCGCCTGGCCGACCGCCCAGATCGCGGTCATGGGCGCTTCCGGCGCCGTCGGCTTCGTCTACCGCCAGCAGCTCAAGGAAGCCGCCAAAGACGGCAAGGACGTCGACGCACTCCGCTTGGATCTGCAGCGGGAGTACGAGGACACGCTGGTCAACCCGTACATCGCCGCCGAGCGCGGTTACGTCGACGCGGTGATCCCGCCGTCGCACACCCGCGGCTACATCGGCAACGCCCTGCGGCTGTTGGAGCGCAAGATCGCGCAGACGCCGCCCAAGAAGCACGGGAACATTCCCCTGTGA
- a CDS encoding sulfurtransferase, which translates to MSLPADPSPALSAYAHPERLVTSDWLAGNLGRPGLAIVESDEDVLLYDVGHIPGAVKIDWHTDLNDPRVRDYIDGKQFAELMDRKGISRDDTVVIYGDKSNWWAAYALWVFTLFGHPDVRLLNGGRDLWIHDGRDTTLDVPAKASSGYPVVQRNDAPIRAYKDEVLAALGTGPLIDVRSPDEYTGKRTHMPDYPEEGALRAGHIPSAVSIPWGKAADDSGRFRSRDELEKLYGFIEPDDKTIVYCRIGERSSHTWFVLTHLLGIPGVRNYDGSWTEWGNAVRVPIVAGENPGAVPA; encoded by the coding sequence GTGTCCTTACCAGCAGATCCCAGCCCCGCGCTGAGCGCCTACGCCCACCCGGAACGACTGGTGACGTCCGATTGGCTGGCCGGCAACCTGGGCCGGCCCGGGCTGGCCATCGTCGAGTCCGACGAAGACGTCCTGCTCTACGACGTAGGCCACATCCCCGGGGCGGTCAAAATCGACTGGCACACCGACCTCAACGACCCGCGGGTGCGCGACTATATCGACGGCAAGCAATTCGCCGAATTGATGGACCGCAAAGGCATTTCGCGTGATGACACCGTGGTGATCTACGGCGACAAGAGCAACTGGTGGGCCGCCTACGCGCTGTGGGTGTTCACCCTGTTCGGTCACCCGGACGTGCGACTGCTCAACGGCGGACGCGACTTGTGGATTCACGACGGCCGGGACACCACGCTGGATGTCCCCGCCAAGGCGTCGTCGGGATATCCCGTCGTGCAGCGCAACGACGCACCGATCCGCGCGTACAAGGACGAGGTGCTGGCCGCCCTGGGCACCGGTCCGCTGATCGATGTGCGGTCGCCCGACGAATACACCGGCAAGCGCACCCACATGCCCGACTACCCCGAGGAAGGCGCGCTGCGCGCCGGGCACATCCCCTCGGCGGTGTCGATTCCATGGGGCAAGGCCGCCGATGACAGCGGGCGCTTCCGCAGCCGCGACGAGCTCGAAAAGCTGTACGGCTTTATCGAGCCCGACGACAAGACGATCGTGTACTGCCGGATCGGCGAGCGGTCCAGCCACACCTGGTTCGTGCTGACCCATCTGCTCGGCATCCCCGGCGTACGCAACTACGACGGCTCGTGGACCGAATGGGGTAACGCCGTGCGGGTGCCGATCGTCGCCGGCGAGAACCCGGGAGCCGTCCCCGCCTGA
- a CDS encoding STAS domain-containing protein, whose translation MSTSPTEIGDSHPPPAWENHSARFTAESNSSGVVIIAHGELDASNASQLADYVEHCIAASTAAVVDLSGLEFFGTAGFSALHLINVRCAGAKQRWAVVPSKAVSRLLRICDPDNTLPLVESVAAFRNTDGDDPNPNRLFQLVP comes from the coding sequence ATGAGCACGTCGCCGACTGAAATCGGCGACTCGCACCCGCCTCCCGCTTGGGAGAACCACTCGGCGCGTTTCACCGCGGAGTCGAACTCGTCCGGCGTCGTGATCATCGCGCACGGCGAGCTCGACGCCTCCAACGCCAGCCAGCTGGCCGACTATGTCGAACATTGCATCGCTGCGTCCACGGCGGCGGTAGTGGACCTGAGTGGCCTGGAATTCTTTGGGACGGCAGGCTTTTCGGCGTTACACCTGATCAACGTCAGATGCGCCGGCGCCAAACAGCGCTGGGCCGTGGTGCCGAGCAAGGCCGTGTCGCGGCTACTGCGGATCTGCGACCCCGACAACACGCTGCCCCTGGTCGAGTCGGTGGCCGCATTCCGCAACACCGACGGCGACGACCCCAACCCGAATCGGTTATTCCAGCTCGTCCCGTAG
- a CDS encoding biotin--[acetyl-CoA-carboxylase] ligase: MDVDTLRVPLDPEVLRDGLVGPGLPWRDLDVVAETGSTNADLIARAEGGADIDGSVLLAEYQNAGRGRHGRHWSAPPRAQLALSVGVGGRSVPRSSWGWLPLAAGVAVADALTAVGGVKVGLKWPNDVLANGGKLAGILAEVAAPTSAIVLGLGLNVTLTADEAPDPVATSLLTQGSSATDRTALARRILRELAHRIDAWRTAGGADAALVADYQHYSVTLNARVKATLPGGREVVGVARDIDETGRLCVDTGGETVSISAGDVTHLRPSV, translated from the coding sequence ATGGACGTTGACACACTCAGAGTGCCGCTGGACCCGGAAGTGTTACGCGACGGATTGGTCGGGCCCGGCCTGCCGTGGCGCGATCTCGACGTCGTCGCCGAAACCGGTTCCACCAACGCTGATTTGATTGCCCGGGCCGAAGGCGGAGCCGACATCGACGGATCGGTGCTGCTGGCCGAGTATCAGAACGCCGGCCGCGGACGGCACGGCAGGCACTGGTCGGCGCCGCCGCGGGCACAGCTCGCATTGTCGGTCGGGGTCGGCGGCAGGTCGGTGCCACGGTCGAGCTGGGGATGGTTACCGCTGGCCGCCGGTGTGGCGGTGGCCGACGCGCTCACCGCGGTCGGCGGCGTCAAGGTCGGCTTGAAGTGGCCCAACGACGTGTTGGCAAACGGCGGCAAGCTCGCCGGCATCCTCGCCGAGGTCGCCGCCCCGACGTCGGCGATCGTGCTCGGCCTGGGTCTCAACGTCACGCTCACCGCCGACGAAGCGCCCGACCCGGTCGCCACCTCGCTGCTGACGCAGGGGTCATCGGCGACCGATCGAACTGCGTTGGCGCGCAGGATACTTCGCGAATTGGCGCATCGAATCGACGCGTGGCGCACGGCGGGGGGAGCCGATGCTGCGCTGGTCGCCGACTATCAGCATTACAGCGTGACGCTCAATGCTCGGGTGAAGGCCACCTTGCCCGGTGGCAGGGAGGTGGTCGGCGTCGCCCGCGACATCGACGAGACGGGGCGGTTGTGCGTCGACACCGGTGGTGAGACGGTGTCGATCTCGGCCGGAGACGTCACGCATCTGCGTCCCAGCGTCTAA
- a CDS encoding SufE family protein has protein sequence MTMPAPLAEVVSDFGEVQGQDKLKLLLEFADDLPALPADLEEAAMEPVPECQSPLFLHVDADNPDRVRLYFSAPAEAPTTRGFASILAAGLDEQPAADILAVPEDFYADLGLAELISPLRLRGMSAMLARIKRRVRDAPENSAK, from the coding sequence ATGACCATGCCCGCGCCGTTGGCCGAAGTCGTCTCCGACTTCGGCGAAGTCCAGGGTCAGGACAAGCTCAAGTTGCTGCTGGAGTTCGCCGACGACCTGCCCGCGTTACCCGCCGATCTCGAAGAAGCGGCGATGGAGCCGGTCCCCGAATGTCAGTCGCCGTTGTTCCTGCACGTCGACGCCGACAACCCGGACCGGGTGCGGCTGTATTTCAGCGCCCCCGCCGAAGCGCCGACCACGCGCGGTTTCGCGTCGATCCTCGCCGCCGGGCTGGACGAACAGCCCGCCGCCGACATCCTGGCCGTGCCCGAGGACTTCTACGCCGATCTTGGTCTGGCGGAGTTGATCAGCCCGCTGCGGCTGCGTGGCATGTCGGCGATGCTGGCCCGGATCAAGCGCCGAGTGCGTGACGCCCCCGAGAACTCAGCGAAGTAG
- a CDS encoding acyl-CoA carboxylase epsilon subunit, with amino-acid sequence MSRVSGTNAVSDGNETNDSGPVSRVSGTNAVSDGNETNDSGPVSRVSGTNAVSDGNETNDSSPVTDESHEPAPVEVEAQEPVIHVLKGEPTAEDLAALVAVLGAASGAGGEPAPAEITRWGLPVDNLRFGPFSWQKITLLERTHMRR; translated from the coding sequence GTGAGTCGAGTGAGCGGAACGAACGCAGTGAGTGACGGGAACGAGACGAACGATTCAGGCCCTGTGAGTCGAGTGAGCGGAACGAACGCAGTGAGTGACGGGAACGAGACGAACGATTCAGGCCCTGTGAGTCGAGTGAGCGGAACGAACGCAGTGAGTGACGGGAACGAGACGAACGATTCGAGCCCTGTGACCGACGAATCGCACGAACCGGCACCGGTCGAAGTCGAGGCGCAAGAGCCGGTCATCCACGTGCTGAAGGGCGAGCCGACCGCCGAGGATTTGGCTGCGCTGGTCGCGGTGCTGGGCGCCGCCAGTGGCGCCGGCGGTGAACCGGCACCGGCGGAGATCACCCGCTGGGGCCTGCCCGTCGACAACCTTCGCTTCGGGCCCTTCAGCTGGCAGAAGATCACCCTGCTGGAACGGACCCACATGCGCCGATGA